The proteins below are encoded in one region of Micromonospora yangpuensis:
- a CDS encoding enoyl-CoA hydratase-related protein, whose amino-acid sequence MTSSDALVRVATAHGVTTLTLDSPANRNALSTGLMTELLAGLAAAVADDTVRVVVLDHTGPVFCSGADLKETAAAYASGTVPAGMLGDVLAAVWACPKPVVARVAGPARAGGLGLIAAADLAICAEEATFAFTEVRIGVIPAVISATVLPRLHPRAAAELYLTGDTFDGRRAAQVGLVTTAVPAAELDAAVTRACASLVRGAPGALAGAKELLRRPAVTDLTAEIAALAALSTGYFLSAEGREGVRAFREKRPASWVPVDDGSGPVA is encoded by the coding sequence ATGACCTCCTCCGACGCGCTGGTGCGGGTGGCCACGGCCCACGGGGTGACCACACTCACCCTGGACAGCCCGGCCAACCGCAACGCGCTCTCCACCGGACTGATGACCGAACTGCTGGCCGGGCTGGCCGCCGCGGTCGCCGACGACACCGTCCGGGTGGTCGTGCTCGACCACACCGGCCCGGTCTTCTGCTCCGGGGCGGACCTGAAGGAGACCGCCGCGGCGTATGCCAGCGGGACGGTGCCCGCCGGCATGCTCGGTGACGTGCTCGCGGCCGTCTGGGCGTGCCCCAAGCCGGTGGTGGCCCGGGTCGCCGGACCGGCGCGGGCCGGCGGGCTGGGGCTGATCGCCGCGGCCGACCTGGCGATCTGCGCCGAGGAGGCCACGTTCGCCTTCACCGAGGTCCGGATCGGGGTGATCCCGGCGGTGATCTCGGCGACCGTCCTGCCCCGCCTGCACCCCCGGGCCGCCGCCGAGCTGTACCTGACCGGGGACACCTTCGACGGCCGGCGGGCCGCGCAGGTCGGCCTGGTCACCACCGCCGTGCCGGCCGCTGAACTGGACGCGGCGGTCACCCGGGCCTGCGCGTCGCTGGTCCGGGGCGCCCCGGGGGCGCTGGCCGGCGCCAAGGAGCTGCTGCGCCGCCCGGCCGTCACCGACCTGACGGCCGAGATCGCCGCGTTGGCGGCGCTCTCCACCGGGTACTTCCTGTCGGCCGAGGGACGGGAGGGGGTCCGGGCGTTCCG